One Sulfurimonas sp. HSL-3221 genomic window, GTCGAAGCGTTCCAAAAGGCTTCGGGCCGGAACTCCTTCTGGTTCTCCCTGGAGGACGAACCGCTGGAAGAGCAGCTGATGGAGTGGGTCGGCAGGGGGGAGAACAGACCGTTCTCCTTTTCGGCCGTGCGGGAGATGGCGCAGATGTTCGCCGACGTCGTCGACGCGAAAAGCCCCTTCACCTTTGAGCACTCCTTCGGGGTCGCGGCACTGGCAAACTTTTTGGCCCGGGGGTTCGGGCTGGACGAACAGAGGCGCGAGACGGTGGAGATCGCTGCACTCCTGCACGATCTGGGCAAACTGCGGGTCGAAGATGCCATTTTAAACAAGAACGGTCGGCTGGATGCCGGGGAGAAGATATTGATGAACCGGCACGGGTTCGATTCGAATATGATCCTGCGGCGCATCCACGGTTTCCGGGGAATCGCCCGCATCGCCTCCCTGCACCACGAGATGCTCGACGGAAAGGGGTACCCCTACAGCCTTGGGGAGGAGGAGATCCCCCTTGAAGCGCGGATCGTAACCGTCGCCGATATCTTCCAGGCCCTGGTGCAGACGCGCCCCTACCGCGCGGCGATGGAACCGGACGCGGCCTTCGCCATTTTGCAGGAGATGGCCGATAATGGGAAGATCGACACGGCGGTCGTGGCGATGATCGGCACAAACCTGCAGCAGGCCTACCGCCTGGCAAAATACAAAGAGCGCGTCAAAGCGGCATAGGGCCGCCGCACTACAGGGCTGCTTTCAGGAAAAGAATCATGTTGCGGTAGTGGTCGCCGTTCCAGTAGACGCGGCCGCATTCGGGGCACTGCCGGAAGGTGTCGAAGGTTTCGTAGACCTTTTCGGGTACGGCCTTTTGAATCGCGGCGGGGCAGACGCGCACGAGCGGAGCATTGCAGACAAGGCAGCGCCGATGCACATCCTCGCCTATTTCCAACCCGAAATG contains:
- a CDS encoding HD domain-containing phosphohydrolase, whose protein sequence is MDYELNIREVIYALTEALDLVGIDDTRHGKRVAFMAAECARAAGFDEAFIDDIIGIGMLHDCGVSTTDVHRSLVTQLEWKDEQIHCERGAILLGKVALFQRFALPVYYHHTHWELLEHLPVDRRVKQLANLIYLADRVDALRSQMGGSGLEQSAEIERVIVEHSGTFFAPDFVEAFQKASGRNSFWFSLEDEPLEEQLMEWVGRGENRPFSFSAVREMAQMFADVVDAKSPFTFEHSFGVAALANFLARGFGLDEQRRETVEIAALLHDLGKLRVEDAILNKNGRLDAGEKILMNRHGFDSNMILRRIHGFRGIARIASLHHEMLDGKGYPYSLGEEEIPLEARIVTVADIFQALVQTRPYRAAMEPDAAFAILQEMADNGKIDTAVVAMIGTNLQQAYRLAKYKERVKAA